One genomic region from Rattus norvegicus strain BN/NHsdMcwi chromosome 10, GRCr8, whole genome shotgun sequence encodes:
- the Dnase1l2 gene encoding deoxyribonuclease-1-like 2 isoform X2, which translates to MGIESFHPCNDITAPYTLEKHGVCQDAGQLWVPDLAGLQACYDLVWVGVTLGHYCLQVFCFAMGWPWAPLTAFWALGIVGATALRIGAFNVQSFGDHKASDPDCGSVIAQILAGYDIALVQEVRDPDLSAVSLLMEQINSVSKHEYGFVSSKPLGRDQYKEMYLFVYRKDVVSVVSTYQYPDPEDAFSREPFVVKFSAPGCGELIPPPPPSYRLSLTLTSPLSTAAKELVLIPLHAAPNQAVAEIDALYDVYLDVIDKWNTDDMLFLGDFNADCKYVKAHDWPSIRLRSSQVFKWLIPDSADTTVGNSDCAYDRIVVSGAHMRKSVKPQSASVHNFQEEFDLDQTQALAISDHFPVEVTFKPH; encoded by the exons ATGGGAATAGAATCTTTCCATCCTTGCAATGACATCACTGCCCCATATACACTGGAGAAACATGGAGTGTGTCAGGATGCAGGCCAACTCTGGGTACCAGATCTAGCTGGTCTACAGGCATGCTATGACCTGGTATGGGTTGGTGTTACTCTGGGACATTACTGTCTTCAGGTTTTCTGCTTTGCCATGGGTTGGCCCTGGGCCCCGCTGACGGCATTTTGGGCCCTGGGGATCGTGGGGGCCACAGCACTGCGTATCGGAGCCTTCAATGTTCAGAGCTTTGGAGACCATAAAGCGTCAGATCCAGACTGTGGCAGCGTCATAGCACAG ATTCTGGCTGGCTATGACATCGCCCTGGTGCAAGAAGTGCGAGACCCAGACCTAAGTGCAGTGTCCTTGCTCATGGAGCAAATTAACAG CGTGTCGAAGCACGAGTACGGTTTTGTGAGCAGCAAGCCACTTGGACGTGACCAGTATAAGGAAATGTATCTATTTGTCTACAG GAAAGATGTAGTGTCAGTGGTGAGCACGTACCAGTATCCAGACCCAGAAGATGCTTTCAGCCGGGAGCCTTTTGTGGTCAAATTCTCAGCTCCTGGCTGTGGTGAGCTCATACCGCCCCCCCCTCCCTCTTACAGGCTTTCCTTGACTCTCACATCCCCACTTTCCACAGCCGCCAAGGAGCTAGTGCTGATCCCCCTCCATGCAGCGCCAAACCAGGCGGTGGCGGAGATCGATGCGCTCTACGACGTGTACCTCGATGTGATTGACAAGTGGAACACGGAT GACATGCTGTTTCTGGGTGACTTTAATGCTGATTGCAAGTACGTGAAGGCGCATGACTGGCCTTCGATCCGTCTCCGGAGCAGCCAAGTGTTTAAGTGGCTCATCCCAGACAGTGCGGACACCACAGTGGGCAACTCAGACTGCGCCTATGACCGGATTGTAGTGAGTGGCGCCCACATGCGCAAGAGCGTGAAGCCCCAGTCAGCCTCAGTTCACAACTTTCAGGAGGAATTTGACCTAGATCAGACCCAG gCTCTTGCCATCAGCGACCATTTTCCTGTGGAAGTGACTTTCAAGCCTCACTGA
- the Dnase1l2 gene encoding deoxyribonuclease-1-like 2 precursor yields the protein MGWPWAPLTAFWALGIVGATALRIGAFNVQSFGDHKASDPDCGSVIAQILAGYDIALVQEVRDPDLSAVSLLMEQINSVSKHEYGFVSSKPLGRDQYKEMYLFVYRKDVVSVVSTYQYPDPEDAFSREPFVVKFSAPGCAAKELVLIPLHAAPNQAVAEIDALYDVYLDVIDKWNTDDMLFLGDFNADCKYVKAHDWPSIRLRSSQVFKWLIPDSADTTVGNSDCAYDRIVVSGAHMRKSVKPQSASVHNFQEEFDLDQTQALAISDHFPVEVTFKPH from the exons ATGGGTTGGCCCTGGGCCCCGCTGACGGCATTTTGGGCCCTGGGGATCGTGGGGGCCACAGCACTGCGTATCGGAGCCTTCAATGTTCAGAGCTTTGGAGACCATAAAGCGTCAGATCCAGACTGTGGCAGCGTCATAGCACAG ATTCTGGCTGGCTATGACATCGCCCTGGTGCAAGAAGTGCGAGACCCAGACCTAAGTGCAGTGTCCTTGCTCATGGAGCAAATTAACAG CGTGTCGAAGCACGAGTACGGTTTTGTGAGCAGCAAGCCACTTGGACGTGACCAGTATAAGGAAATGTATCTATTTGTCTACAG GAAAGATGTAGTGTCAGTGGTGAGCACGTACCAGTATCCAGACCCAGAAGATGCTTTCAGCCGGGAGCCTTTTGTGGTCAAATTCTCAGCTCCTGGCTGTG CCGCCAAGGAGCTAGTGCTGATCCCCCTCCATGCAGCGCCAAACCAGGCGGTGGCGGAGATCGATGCGCTCTACGACGTGTACCTCGATGTGATTGACAAGTGGAACACGGAT GACATGCTGTTTCTGGGTGACTTTAATGCTGATTGCAAGTACGTGAAGGCGCATGACTGGCCTTCGATCCGTCTCCGGAGCAGCCAAGTGTTTAAGTGGCTCATCCCAGACAGTGCGGACACCACAGTGGGCAACTCAGACTGCGCCTATGACCGGATTGTAGTGAGTGGCGCCCACATGCGCAAGAGCGTGAAGCCCCAGTCAGCCTCAGTTCACAACTTTCAGGAGGAATTTGACCTAGATCAGACCCAG gCTCTTGCCATCAGCGACCATTTTCCTGTGGAAGTGACTTTCAAGCCTCACTGA
- the Dnase1l2 gene encoding deoxyribonuclease-1-like 2 isoform X4, with translation MGIESFHPCNDITAPYTLEKHGVCQDAGQLWVPDLAGLQACYDLVWVGVTLGHYCLQVFCFAMGWPWAPLTAFWALGIVGATALRIGAFNVQSFGDHKASDPDCGSVIAQILAGYDIALVQEVRDPDLSAVSLLMEQINSVSKHEYGFVSSKPLGRDQYKEMYLFVYRKDVVSVVSTYQYPDPEDAFSREPFVVKFSAPGCAAKELVLIPLHAAPNQAVAEIDALYDVYLDVIDKWNTDDMLFLGDFNADCKYVKAHDWPSIRLRSSQVFKWLIPDSADTTVGNSDCAYDRIVVSGAHMRKSVKPQSASVHNFQEEFDLDQTQALAISDHFPVEVTFKPH, from the exons ATGGGAATAGAATCTTTCCATCCTTGCAATGACATCACTGCCCCATATACACTGGAGAAACATGGAGTGTGTCAGGATGCAGGCCAACTCTGGGTACCAGATCTAGCTGGTCTACAGGCATGCTATGACCTGGTATGGGTTGGTGTTACTCTGGGACATTACTGTCTTCAGGTTTTCTGCTTTGCCATGGGTTGGCCCTGGGCCCCGCTGACGGCATTTTGGGCCCTGGGGATCGTGGGGGCCACAGCACTGCGTATCGGAGCCTTCAATGTTCAGAGCTTTGGAGACCATAAAGCGTCAGATCCAGACTGTGGCAGCGTCATAGCACAG ATTCTGGCTGGCTATGACATCGCCCTGGTGCAAGAAGTGCGAGACCCAGACCTAAGTGCAGTGTCCTTGCTCATGGAGCAAATTAACAG CGTGTCGAAGCACGAGTACGGTTTTGTGAGCAGCAAGCCACTTGGACGTGACCAGTATAAGGAAATGTATCTATTTGTCTACAG GAAAGATGTAGTGTCAGTGGTGAGCACGTACCAGTATCCAGACCCAGAAGATGCTTTCAGCCGGGAGCCTTTTGTGGTCAAATTCTCAGCTCCTGGCTGTG CCGCCAAGGAGCTAGTGCTGATCCCCCTCCATGCAGCGCCAAACCAGGCGGTGGCGGAGATCGATGCGCTCTACGACGTGTACCTCGATGTGATTGACAAGTGGAACACGGAT GACATGCTGTTTCTGGGTGACTTTAATGCTGATTGCAAGTACGTGAAGGCGCATGACTGGCCTTCGATCCGTCTCCGGAGCAGCCAAGTGTTTAAGTGGCTCATCCCAGACAGTGCGGACACCACAGTGGGCAACTCAGACTGCGCCTATGACCGGATTGTAGTGAGTGGCGCCCACATGCGCAAGAGCGTGAAGCCCCAGTCAGCCTCAGTTCACAACTTTCAGGAGGAATTTGACCTAGATCAGACCCAG gCTCTTGCCATCAGCGACCATTTTCCTGTGGAAGTGACTTTCAAGCCTCACTGA
- the Dnase1l2 gene encoding deoxyribonuclease-1-like 2 isoform X3, whose translation MGIESFHPCNDITAPYTLEKHGVCQDAGQLWVPDLAGLQACYDLVWVGVTLGHYCLQVFCFAMGWPWAPLTAFWALGIVGATALRIGAFNVQSFGDHKASDPDCGSVIAQILAGYDIALVQEVRDPDLSAVSLLMEQINSVSKHEYGFVSSKPLGRDQYKEMYLFVYRKDVVSVVSTYQYPDPEDAFSREPFVVKFSAPGCAAKELVLIPLHAAPNQAVAEIDALYDVYLDVIDKWNTDDMLFLGDFNADCKYVKAHDWPSIRLRSSQVFKWLIPDSADTTVGNSDCAYDRIVVSGAHMRKSVKPQSASVHNFQEEFDLDQTQVSVDMAPADTLASPGPQERAHRNARLL comes from the exons ATGGGAATAGAATCTTTCCATCCTTGCAATGACATCACTGCCCCATATACACTGGAGAAACATGGAGTGTGTCAGGATGCAGGCCAACTCTGGGTACCAGATCTAGCTGGTCTACAGGCATGCTATGACCTGGTATGGGTTGGTGTTACTCTGGGACATTACTGTCTTCAGGTTTTCTGCTTTGCCATGGGTTGGCCCTGGGCCCCGCTGACGGCATTTTGGGCCCTGGGGATCGTGGGGGCCACAGCACTGCGTATCGGAGCCTTCAATGTTCAGAGCTTTGGAGACCATAAAGCGTCAGATCCAGACTGTGGCAGCGTCATAGCACAG ATTCTGGCTGGCTATGACATCGCCCTGGTGCAAGAAGTGCGAGACCCAGACCTAAGTGCAGTGTCCTTGCTCATGGAGCAAATTAACAG CGTGTCGAAGCACGAGTACGGTTTTGTGAGCAGCAAGCCACTTGGACGTGACCAGTATAAGGAAATGTATCTATTTGTCTACAG GAAAGATGTAGTGTCAGTGGTGAGCACGTACCAGTATCCAGACCCAGAAGATGCTTTCAGCCGGGAGCCTTTTGTGGTCAAATTCTCAGCTCCTGGCTGTG CCGCCAAGGAGCTAGTGCTGATCCCCCTCCATGCAGCGCCAAACCAGGCGGTGGCGGAGATCGATGCGCTCTACGACGTGTACCTCGATGTGATTGACAAGTGGAACACGGAT GACATGCTGTTTCTGGGTGACTTTAATGCTGATTGCAAGTACGTGAAGGCGCATGACTGGCCTTCGATCCGTCTCCGGAGCAGCCAAGTGTTTAAGTGGCTCATCCCAGACAGTGCGGACACCACAGTGGGCAACTCAGACTGCGCCTATGACCGGATTGTAGTGAGTGGCGCCCACATGCGCAAGAGCGTGAAGCCCCAGTCAGCCTCAGTTCACAACTTTCAGGAGGAATTTGACCTAGATCAGACCCAGGTGAGTGTGGACATGGCTCCAGCAGACACACTGGCCAGCCCCGGCCCTCAGGAGCGGGCTCACAGAAACGCTCGCTTGCTGTGA
- the Dnase1l2 gene encoding deoxyribonuclease-1-like 2 isoform X1, translated as MGIESFHPCNDITAPYTLEKHGVCQDAGQLWVPDLAGLQACYDLVWVGVTLGHYCLQVFCFAMGWPWAPLTAFWALGIVGATALRIGAFNVQSFGDHKASDPDCGSVIAQILAGYDIALVQEVRDPDLSAVSLLMEQINSVSKHEYGFVSSKPLGRDQYKEMYLFVYRKDVVSVVSTYQYPDPEDAFSREPFVVKFSAPGCGELIPPPPPSYRLSLTLTSPLSTAAKELVLIPLHAAPNQAVAEIDALYDVYLDVIDKWNTDDMLFLGDFNADCKYVKAHDWPSIRLRSSQVFKWLIPDSADTTVGNSDCAYDRIVVSGAHMRKSVKPQSASVHNFQEEFDLDQTQVSVDMAPADTLASPGPQERAHRNARLL; from the exons ATGGGAATAGAATCTTTCCATCCTTGCAATGACATCACTGCCCCATATACACTGGAGAAACATGGAGTGTGTCAGGATGCAGGCCAACTCTGGGTACCAGATCTAGCTGGTCTACAGGCATGCTATGACCTGGTATGGGTTGGTGTTACTCTGGGACATTACTGTCTTCAGGTTTTCTGCTTTGCCATGGGTTGGCCCTGGGCCCCGCTGACGGCATTTTGGGCCCTGGGGATCGTGGGGGCCACAGCACTGCGTATCGGAGCCTTCAATGTTCAGAGCTTTGGAGACCATAAAGCGTCAGATCCAGACTGTGGCAGCGTCATAGCACAG ATTCTGGCTGGCTATGACATCGCCCTGGTGCAAGAAGTGCGAGACCCAGACCTAAGTGCAGTGTCCTTGCTCATGGAGCAAATTAACAG CGTGTCGAAGCACGAGTACGGTTTTGTGAGCAGCAAGCCACTTGGACGTGACCAGTATAAGGAAATGTATCTATTTGTCTACAG GAAAGATGTAGTGTCAGTGGTGAGCACGTACCAGTATCCAGACCCAGAAGATGCTTTCAGCCGGGAGCCTTTTGTGGTCAAATTCTCAGCTCCTGGCTGTGGTGAGCTCATACCGCCCCCCCCTCCCTCTTACAGGCTTTCCTTGACTCTCACATCCCCACTTTCCACAGCCGCCAAGGAGCTAGTGCTGATCCCCCTCCATGCAGCGCCAAACCAGGCGGTGGCGGAGATCGATGCGCTCTACGACGTGTACCTCGATGTGATTGACAAGTGGAACACGGAT GACATGCTGTTTCTGGGTGACTTTAATGCTGATTGCAAGTACGTGAAGGCGCATGACTGGCCTTCGATCCGTCTCCGGAGCAGCCAAGTGTTTAAGTGGCTCATCCCAGACAGTGCGGACACCACAGTGGGCAACTCAGACTGCGCCTATGACCGGATTGTAGTGAGTGGCGCCCACATGCGCAAGAGCGTGAAGCCCCAGTCAGCCTCAGTTCACAACTTTCAGGAGGAATTTGACCTAGATCAGACCCAGGTGAGTGTGGACATGGCTCCAGCAGACACACTGGCCAGCCCCGGCCCTCAGGAGCGGGCTCACAGAAACGCTCGCTTGCTGTGA